From Candidatus Rubrimentiphilum sp., one genomic window encodes:
- the thiE gene encoding thiamine phosphate synthase: MRGIYAILNEERGILELARAILDGGVRIVQYRAKSGVVKEHASDLRLLTRSRNALFIINDDWRAVQSFDADGVHLGPDDASVEQIATIRTNLVDRLIGLSCGTAEEAQAAQAAGADYAGVGSVFATGSKSDAGAPIGIEGLKRVAAATTLPVAAIGGINLQNLPAVRATGVAMAAMISAFSSAADPAAAAAELVRIWESAP; the protein is encoded by the coding sequence TTGCGCGGCATCTATGCGATCCTCAACGAGGAACGCGGCATACTCGAACTGGCGCGCGCGATTTTGGATGGCGGCGTGCGCATCGTGCAATACCGCGCAAAGAGCGGCGTCGTGAAGGAGCACGCTTCGGATCTGCGGCTCCTGACACGCAGCCGGAACGCGCTCTTCATTATAAATGATGATTGGCGCGCAGTTCAGAGCTTCGACGCCGACGGCGTGCACTTGGGCCCAGACGATGCGAGCGTCGAGCAGATCGCCACGATCCGTACGAACCTGGTCGATCGCTTGATCGGCCTGTCATGCGGCACAGCGGAAGAAGCGCAAGCCGCGCAGGCTGCCGGCGCCGACTACGCGGGCGTCGGCTCGGTGTTCGCAACCGGCTCGAAGAGCGACGCCGGAGCGCCGATCGGCATCGAAGGATTGAAACGGGTGGCCGCCGCGACAACGCTCCCGGTCGCGGCGATCGGCGGAATCAATCTGCAGAATCTGCCCGCGGTCCGGGCGACCGGCGTCGCGATGGCCGCGATGATTTCGGCGTTTTCAAGCGCCGCCGATCCGGCCGCCGCCGCGGCTGAACTGGTCCGGATATGGGAGTCCGCGCCGTGA